From Brevibacillus marinus, a single genomic window includes:
- a CDS encoding ATP-binding protein produces the protein MEITTGTKKRLSLQTQMMILISILLVLIIFLMGFAFAAILSSTIEEQIGKRALLVARTVATMPEVVEAFQLPDPSKVIQPIAERIRQYTDAEFIVVGNREGIRYAHPYPDRLGKPMVGGDNEQALIYGRTYLSKAVGTLGPSLRGKTPVRNEQGEVIGVVSVGFLLKDLELAIYGYVKQVLLIAAVAVAVGLVGAMYLSRRFKQAIFGLEPAEIAALFVERNAVLESVREGIISINREGLVTMMNKAASAILNLPQVTLQDKVPIQQLFPPTRMLEVLETGEQQLDREIVVAGNEIIVNRIPVKSGDQVIGVVSSFRLKSELDLLAKELAQVKQYAEALRSQTHEFHNLLYTISGLLQLGAVREAIDLISRESSTQQELISFLVKALRDPYVSAFFVGMYNRARELKVRFTVDRDSSLKRLPDHLPHQTMIILLGNLIQNSFDAVLEQEPDKREVVCYLSDRGDDILLEVEDSGKGIPEDNVERIFEYGYSTKAGVKRGIGLTKVKQIVDEAGGYILVNRSELGGTLFTISLPKERRSVVYA, from the coding sequence GTGGAAATCACGACTGGCACGAAGAAGCGCTTATCCCTGCAGACGCAGATGATGATCCTGATCAGCATTTTACTGGTCCTGATCATTTTCCTGATGGGGTTTGCCTTTGCCGCGATTCTTTCCTCCACGATTGAGGAACAGATTGGCAAACGCGCACTTCTGGTTGCGCGGACGGTGGCCACGATGCCAGAAGTGGTGGAAGCGTTTCAGCTGCCAGACCCATCCAAGGTGATCCAGCCGATCGCGGAACGGATCCGGCAATATACGGACGCGGAGTTTATTGTCGTGGGAAACCGGGAGGGCATTCGCTATGCCCATCCCTATCCCGATCGCCTGGGGAAGCCGATGGTCGGCGGTGATAACGAACAGGCCCTGATTTACGGCCGCACGTATCTCTCCAAGGCGGTCGGAACGCTGGGCCCGTCCCTGCGCGGCAAGACGCCGGTGCGCAATGAACAGGGGGAAGTGATCGGCGTTGTCTCCGTAGGCTTCCTGCTGAAAGATCTGGAACTGGCGATATACGGCTACGTCAAGCAGGTGCTGCTCATCGCCGCAGTGGCCGTTGCGGTGGGGCTTGTGGGCGCGATGTACCTGAGCCGCCGCTTCAAGCAGGCGATCTTTGGACTGGAACCGGCAGAGATCGCCGCCCTGTTTGTCGAACGCAACGCGGTGCTGGAATCGGTGCGCGAAGGGATCATCTCGATCAACCGGGAAGGGCTGGTCACCATGATGAACAAAGCGGCCAGCGCCATCCTCAATCTGCCGCAGGTAACCCTGCAGGACAAAGTGCCGATTCAACAGCTGTTCCCGCCGACCAGGATGCTGGAGGTACTGGAAACGGGAGAACAGCAGCTGGATCGGGAGATAGTTGTCGCGGGCAATGAAATTATCGTCAACCGGATTCCGGTCAAGTCGGGTGACCAGGTGATCGGTGTCGTCAGCAGTTTCCGCTTGAAGTCGGAGCTGGACTTGCTGGCAAAAGAGCTGGCGCAGGTCAAGCAGTACGCAGAAGCGCTGCGCTCCCAGACGCACGAATTTCACAATTTGTTGTACACGATCTCGGGGCTGCTGCAGTTGGGCGCGGTGCGGGAGGCAATTGACTTGATTTCCCGCGAGAGCAGCACGCAGCAAGAGCTGATCAGCTTTCTCGTGAAAGCGCTTCGCGATCCGTACGTCAGCGCCTTCTTCGTCGGCATGTACAACCGGGCGCGAGAATTGAAGGTGCGCTTTACGGTGGATCGGGACAGCAGCCTGAAGCGGCTGCCCGATCATCTGCCGCACCAGACGATGATCATCCTGTTGGGCAATTTGATCCAAAACAGCTTTGATGCCGTGCTGGAGCAGGAGCCGGACAAGAGAGAGGTCGTTTGTTACCTTTCGGACCGGGGAGACGACATCCTGCTGGAGGTAGAAGATTCCGGAAAAGGCATTCCCGAGGATAATGTGGAGCGCATTTTTGAGTACGGATATTCGACCAAAGCGGGCGTCAAACGCGGGATCGGCCTGACAAAAGTAAAACAGATCGTCGACGAGGCCGGAGGCTACATCCTGGTGAACCGAAGCGAACTGGGCGGCACGCTGTTTACCATCTCGCTGCCGAAAGAAAGGAGGTCCGTCGTCTATGCATGA
- a CDS encoding response regulator produces MHEQIRVLIVEDDLRVAEINRRFVEKIEGFEVVGISRDGAEAKEQIEILQPDLLLLDVYLPDMLGVELVRYVRIHHPDLDIIMITAAKEVETLRAALRGGVFDYMVKPIVFERFRERLVAYRKQFIRLQQARLLEQDEIDQLWARGRETGRVTALQLPKGIDSVTLEKVREVVMAANSNGVTAEGVGKEIGASRTTARRYLEFLTEIGEAHTDLHYGTVGRPERRYIWNNGARRS; encoded by the coding sequence ATGCATGAGCAGATACGCGTCTTGATCGTCGAGGATGATTTGCGGGTAGCGGAGATCAACCGTCGTTTTGTGGAAAAGATCGAAGGTTTTGAAGTGGTCGGCATCTCCCGCGACGGAGCGGAAGCGAAGGAACAGATCGAGATTCTGCAGCCGGATCTGCTGCTGTTGGATGTGTATCTGCCGGACATGCTCGGCGTCGAACTGGTGCGCTACGTGCGGATTCATCATCCTGATCTGGACATCATCATGATCACCGCCGCGAAAGAGGTGGAAACCCTGCGGGCGGCACTGCGGGGCGGCGTATTCGACTACATGGTCAAACCGATCGTCTTCGAACGCTTCCGCGAACGGCTGGTAGCCTACCGCAAGCAGTTCATCCGCCTGCAGCAAGCCAGGCTATTGGAACAGGACGAGATCGATCAATTGTGGGCGAGAGGACGCGAGACAGGGAGGGTAACCGCGCTGCAGCTGCCGAAGGGAATTGACAGCGTCACCCTGGAAAAGGTGCGGGAAGTGGTGATGGCGGCAAACAGCAATGGCGTAACGGCGGAAGGAGTGGGCAAGGAAATCGGCGCCAGCCGGACGACGGCGCGGCGTTACCTGGAGTTTTTGACGGAAATCGGCGAGGCGCATACCGATCTGCACTACGGGACGGTCGGCAGGCCGGAGCGGCGCTACATCTGGAACAACGGCGCCAGACGCTCGTGA
- the pxpB gene encoding 5-oxoprolinase subunit PxpB, translated as MSFTCLPVGDTAVAVRFEQIIAERVNRRVVEMASQLERLAIKGIVEIVPAYASLTIYYNPLEVSYQEIVRVVQQLRDAAPSSRRWERTVTIPALYGGEHGPDLTEVARYHQLSEQEVIRLHAAPRYRVYMLGFSPGFPYLGGLPEVLATPRLETPRLRIPAGSIGIAGAQTGIYSVDSPGGWRIIAHTPVPLFRLDDNPPFLLRVGDWLRFQPITREQYEAIARQVKAGTYQPEIVETSENEVNG; from the coding sequence ATGTCCTTTACCTGTTTGCCAGTCGGGGATACAGCAGTAGCCGTACGCTTTGAACAAATCATCGCAGAACGCGTGAACAGGCGGGTCGTAGAGATGGCTTCCCAATTAGAGCGGCTTGCCATCAAGGGAATCGTCGAGATCGTCCCCGCGTATGCGTCGCTGACGATCTACTACAATCCGTTGGAGGTTTCCTACCAGGAGATTGTCCGGGTCGTTCAGCAGCTGCGCGATGCTGCCCCGTCATCCCGGCGATGGGAACGGACCGTGACGATCCCGGCCTTGTATGGAGGGGAGCACGGACCGGATTTGACAGAGGTGGCCCGTTATCACCAGTTAAGCGAGCAGGAGGTTATCCGACTGCACGCTGCTCCCCGTTATCGCGTTTACATGCTCGGTTTTTCGCCGGGGTTTCCCTACCTGGGCGGACTGCCGGAAGTGCTGGCCACTCCGCGTCTGGAAACCCCCCGGCTGCGCATTCCGGCCGGGTCGATCGGGATTGCCGGCGCGCAGACGGGGATTTACTCGGTCGATTCCCCAGGGGGCTGGCGGATTATCGCGCATACACCCGTGCCGCTGTTCCGGCTGGACGACAATCCCCCGTTTTTGCTGCGCGTTGGCGATTGGCTCCGCTTCCAGCCGATCACCCGGGAGCAGTATGAAGCGATTGCGCGGCAGGTAAAAGCGGGTACGTATCAGCCGGAGATCGTGGAAACGAGCGAAAATGAGGTGAACGGATGA
- a CDS encoding LamB/YcsF family protein, with the protein MRIDLNCDMGESFGPYRIGQDEEILRYVTSANIACGFHAGDPQVMRHTVRMAKQHGVAIGAHPGYPDLVGFGRREMAVQPEQLYCDLVYQIGALQAFAQAEGLRLQHVKPHGALYNKAHRDEQTARAIVRAICDVDRSLALYTLPNGVLYELAREEGLRVVREFFADRTYQPDGTLTPRTAPNAMIGDVELAAARVVRMLAEKKVQSVDGQDLQIEAETVCIHGDEPGAAVFARAIREQLAKQGVVVKAIGTAQPSI; encoded by the coding sequence ATGAGGATTGACTTGAATTGCGACATGGGGGAAAGTTTTGGCCCCTACCGCATCGGACAGGATGAAGAGATTCTCCGCTACGTCACTTCCGCCAACATCGCCTGTGGCTTTCATGCCGGCGACCCACAGGTGATGCGGCATACCGTGCGAATGGCCAAACAGCATGGCGTGGCGATCGGCGCGCATCCGGGATACCCCGATCTGGTCGGGTTTGGCCGGCGGGAGATGGCCGTTCAACCGGAGCAGTTGTACTGTGATCTGGTCTACCAGATCGGCGCCCTGCAAGCGTTTGCGCAAGCGGAAGGACTGCGGCTGCAGCATGTGAAGCCGCATGGGGCGCTGTACAACAAGGCGCATCGCGATGAGCAGACGGCGCGCGCGATCGTTCGCGCCATCTGCGATGTGGACCGCAGCTTGGCCCTGTACACCCTGCCGAACGGTGTGTTGTACGAGTTGGCACGGGAAGAAGGACTAAGGGTGGTACGTGAATTTTTTGCGGATCGCACGTATCAGCCGGACGGCACGCTCACGCCCCGCACCGCGCCAAACGCCATGATTGGCGACGTCGAACTGGCTGCCGCGCGGGTGGTGCGGATGCTGGCGGAAAAGAAAGTGCAGTCGGTGGATGGACAAGACCTGCAGATCGAGGCGGAAACGGTTTGCATCCACGGCGATGAACCAGGTGCCGCCGTGTTTGCCCGGGCCATTCGGGAACAGCTGGCAAAACAGGGAGTCGTGGTGAAAGCGATTGGCACAGCGCAACCCAGTATTTGA
- a CDS encoding amino acid ABC transporter permease, whose translation MQLDFLVLFEGENFAALMSGLWVTVSMTFLALILSCCIGLAVGLGRMSSNRLISTLCSWYLAWFRGTPLLVQLMILYYGLAIGMQIDLSASMAGVLGLGMYSGAYVSEIVRGAIQSIDKGQMEAGRSLGMSHWQTMRKVILPQAIRRMLPPLGNEFIALTKNSSLLSVITVSELMRAGNLIVANNFRYFEIYLGIALLYFLVNFTISKVIAYFERKMSVGGARA comes from the coding sequence ATGCAGCTTGATTTTCTTGTACTGTTTGAAGGCGAGAACTTCGCCGCGCTGATGAGCGGACTGTGGGTCACGGTTTCGATGACTTTTCTGGCACTGATTCTTAGTTGTTGCATCGGTTTGGCGGTGGGCTTGGGGAGGATGTCGTCCAACCGGCTGATTTCCACGCTTTGTTCCTGGTATCTGGCCTGGTTCCGCGGCACGCCGCTTTTGGTTCAGCTGATGATTCTCTACTACGGTTTGGCGATCGGCATGCAGATCGACCTCAGCGCCTCCATGGCCGGCGTGCTCGGACTGGGCATGTACAGCGGCGCCTACGTCTCGGAGATTGTTCGCGGCGCCATTCAGTCGATCGACAAAGGACAGATGGAAGCAGGCCGTTCGCTGGGGATGAGCCACTGGCAGACAATGCGCAAAGTGATCCTGCCGCAGGCGATCCGGCGCATGCTGCCGCCGCTCGGCAACGAATTTATCGCATTGACCAAAAACTCCTCGCTCTTGTCCGTGATCACGGTTTCCGAACTGATGCGGGCCGGCAATCTAATCGTCGCCAACAATTTCCGCTACTTCGAGATTTATCTGGGCATTGCCTTGCTCTATTTCCTGGTCAACTTCACGATCTCCAAAGTAATCGCTTACTTTGAACGAAAAATGAGCGTAGGAGGAGCGAGAGCATGA
- a CDS encoding tripartite tricarboxylate transporter TctB family protein — MSKRFDRYVSIVFVLIGAFFVVESRNIADSAYGSQVGPNLFPMGLGILLILISLRLWAEAGKQREEEQPSAPLQHKRLLSFVAMTLLYAVCLEPLGYIISTFLFLFVGFLLMDRRKWWVSALIACCFTLVVYYTYVELLKGTLPGWPQWFS, encoded by the coding sequence ATGAGCAAGCGGTTTGACCGGTACGTCAGCATCGTTTTTGTCCTGATTGGCGCGTTTTTCGTCGTAGAGAGCAGAAACATCGCGGACAGCGCTTACGGCAGTCAGGTTGGGCCCAACCTGTTTCCCATGGGGCTGGGAATCCTGCTTATCCTGATCAGTCTGCGCCTGTGGGCGGAGGCAGGAAAACAGCGGGAGGAGGAACAGCCGTCCGCACCGCTTCAGCATAAGCGGCTGCTCTCGTTTGTCGCGATGACGCTGTTGTACGCTGTCTGCTTGGAACCGTTGGGGTACATCATCAGTACTTTCTTGTTCCTGTTCGTCGGCTTTCTGCTCATGGATCGCCGCAAATGGTGGGTATCGGCATTGATCGCCTGCTGTTTTACGCTCGTTGTCTACTATACGTATGTAGAGCTGCTGAAGGGCACGCTGCCCGGTTGGCCGCAGTGGTTCAGTTGA
- a CDS encoding transporter substrate-binding domain-containing protein, which produces MKKRNRVLLPLLSLLLAGSLAACGQGEATNNASGSAAGGSSAAPAETAADDEVLQKIQETKTLVVGTDATFQPFEFKNEKNEYVGFDIDLVHALAEELGAEKVEFVDTEFKGLIPGLQGKKFDMIASAMYITDERKQTIDFSDTYYPGGLAIMVKKDNKEIKGIDDLKGKKVSVQIGTKSVNFLKENYPEIQLVEVEKNVEMFLELESGRVDAVVTGRPAAQVYAKNNGTVTVLDEELTQEYYGFGIRKENQAFKEAVNKALQTLRDNGTYQEIVEKWFGK; this is translated from the coding sequence ATGAAAAAACGAAATCGCGTATTGCTGCCGCTTCTTTCTCTCCTGCTGGCAGGCTCGCTTGCCGCGTGCGGCCAGGGGGAGGCGACGAACAACGCCTCCGGCTCCGCGGCGGGAGGTTCGTCGGCAGCGCCGGCGGAAACGGCGGCTGACGACGAGGTCCTGCAGAAGATCCAGGAAACCAAGACGCTCGTCGTGGGAACGGACGCCACTTTCCAGCCGTTTGAATTCAAGAATGAAAAGAACGAGTATGTCGGATTTGACATCGATCTGGTTCATGCCTTGGCGGAAGAGCTGGGAGCGGAAAAGGTAGAGTTTGTCGACACCGAATTTAAAGGGCTGATTCCCGGACTGCAGGGGAAAAAGTTCGACATGATCGCTTCGGCGATGTACATCACCGATGAACGGAAGCAGACGATCGACTTCTCCGACACCTACTATCCGGGCGGTCTGGCGATCATGGTGAAGAAAGACAACAAGGAGATCAAAGGCATCGATGACCTGAAAGGCAAAAAGGTATCGGTGCAGATCGGAACCAAGTCGGTCAACTTCCTGAAGGAAAACTACCCGGAAATTCAGCTGGTGGAAGTGGAGAAAAACGTGGAGATGTTCCTGGAGCTGGAAAGCGGCCGCGTCGATGCGGTGGTAACCGGCCGGCCGGCGGCGCAGGTGTACGCCAAGAACAACGGGACCGTCACCGTGCTGGATGAAGAGCTGACGCAGGAGTATTACGGTTTCGGCATCCGCAAAGAGAACCAGGCGTTTAAGGAAGCGGTCAACAAAGCGCTGCAGACGCTGCGCGACAACGGCACGTATCAGGAAATCGTAGAGAAGTGGTTCGGTAAATAA
- a CDS encoding biotin-dependent carboxyltransferase family protein codes for MAQRNPVFEVIKPGLFTTVQDLGRFGYQQYGMAVSGAMDPYALRIGNLLVGNEEGAAGLEMTLVGPVLKACRDCLIAITGGDLNPHLDGVPLPMWKSVVMPQGSVLAFQGVKRGCRAYLAVRGGIDVPLVMGSRSTYVKAKLGGYQGRPLQSGDVLPVGLAGASHHPQNLLMYANRSLHPEAVPQYASPVQARVILGPDYEMFRAESVRLFLSQPYTISPQADRMGYRLTGARLEHKGQAEIISDAIPFGAIQVPASGEPILLLADRQPTGGYPKIATVISSDLPLVAQAKPGEQIRFTAVTLEESQQLLYEQESVLQTLRLANRLLRHA; via the coding sequence TTGGCACAGCGCAACCCAGTATTTGAAGTGATCAAGCCGGGACTGTTTACCACCGTGCAGGATCTGGGCCGGTTCGGCTATCAGCAGTACGGCATGGCCGTCAGCGGCGCGATGGACCCGTACGCGCTGCGGATCGGCAACCTGCTGGTGGGAAATGAGGAGGGTGCGGCCGGGCTGGAGATGACCTTGGTCGGGCCGGTGCTGAAAGCCTGCCGGGACTGCCTGATCGCCATCACCGGGGGCGACCTGAATCCCCACCTGGACGGGGTGCCGCTGCCGATGTGGAAAAGCGTCGTCATGCCGCAAGGCTCCGTTCTTGCCTTTCAGGGCGTCAAGCGCGGCTGCCGCGCCTATCTCGCGGTGCGCGGCGGGATCGATGTGCCGCTTGTGATGGGCAGCCGCTCCACCTATGTCAAGGCGAAGCTGGGCGGCTATCAGGGGAGACCCCTGCAAAGCGGCGACGTGCTGCCGGTCGGGTTGGCGGGGGCAAGCCACCACCCGCAAAACCTGCTGATGTACGCGAACCGCAGCCTCCATCCGGAAGCCGTGCCGCAATATGCCTCACCCGTGCAGGCAAGAGTGATCCTGGGTCCCGACTACGAGATGTTTCGCGCAGAAAGCGTGCGGTTGTTCCTCAGCCAGCCCTATACGATCTCCCCGCAGGCGGACCGCATGGGGTACCGGTTAACAGGAGCCCGACTGGAGCACAAAGGACAGGCGGAAATCATTTCCGACGCGATCCCCTTTGGCGCGATCCAGGTGCCGGCGAGCGGGGAGCCGATCCTGCTGCTTGCCGACCGGCAGCCGACGGGGGGCTATCCGAAAATCGCCACGGTGATTTCCAGCGACCTGCCGCTGGTTGCACAGGCCAAACCGGGCGAGCAGATCCGCTTTACGGCCGTCACGTTGGAAGAGAGTCAGCAGCTCTTGTACGAGCAGGAGAGCGTGCTGCAAACGCTGCGTTTGGCCAATCGCCTGCTGCGGCATGCGTAA
- a CDS encoding amino acid ABC transporter ATP-binding protein, with protein MIQVERINKYYGDVHVLKDVSLTVNKGEVVVIIGPSGSGKSTLLRCMNYLEQIQDGQITIEGKPIGLLKTGDKVKEMPEAELNQMRAEVGMVFQNFNLFPHRNVLENIIMAPMTVRKTPRAEAVALARELLKKVGLADKETAYPDNLSGGQKQRVAIARALAMKPKVMLFDEPTSALDPELVGEVLGVMKELARDGMTMVVVTHEMGFAREVADRVVVMDAGRLIEEGPPEKIFTNPDNPRTQLFLSKVLSH; from the coding sequence ATGATTCAGGTGGAACGGATCAACAAGTACTACGGCGACGTTCACGTGCTGAAAGACGTTTCGCTGACCGTCAACAAAGGAGAAGTAGTGGTCATCATCGGCCCCAGCGGTTCCGGCAAAAGCACGCTGCTGCGCTGCATGAACTACCTGGAGCAGATTCAGGACGGTCAGATCACGATCGAGGGAAAACCGATCGGACTGCTGAAGACGGGCGACAAAGTGAAGGAAATGCCGGAGGCCGAGCTCAACCAGATGCGCGCCGAGGTCGGCATGGTGTTCCAAAATTTTAACTTGTTTCCGCACCGCAATGTATTGGAAAATATCATTATGGCACCGATGACGGTGCGGAAAACACCGCGGGCGGAAGCGGTCGCGCTGGCCCGGGAGCTGCTGAAAAAAGTGGGCTTGGCCGACAAGGAAACCGCCTATCCGGACAATCTCTCCGGCGGACAGAAACAGCGGGTGGCGATCGCCCGTGCGTTGGCGATGAAGCCGAAAGTGATGTTGTTTGATGAACCCACGTCCGCGCTTGACCCGGAGCTGGTCGGGGAAGTGCTCGGCGTGATGAAGGAACTGGCCCGTGACGGCATGACGATGGTGGTGGTCACGCACGAGATGGGGTTTGCGCGTGAAGTGGCCGACCGCGTCGTGGTCATGGATGCAGGCCGCTTGATCGAAGAAGGACCGCCGGAGAAAATCTTTACCAATCCGGACAATCCGCGGACCCAACTGTTTTTGAGCAAAGTGCTCAGCCATTGA
- a CDS encoding tripartite tricarboxylate transporter substrate binding protein codes for MRSRTWLHSLLAASLLLGLVGCGSGGGESTGGNAQTNGSAETAADTGYPEKPLTIVAPSGAGGGWDLTARSLAKVLVESKLVTQPITVENKPGGGGVVFLAEYVNQDKGNDYRLFVSSPPLLINHNKKEGNSPYGYQDVTPLAQLTKDFGAIVVPADSPYQDLPSLLAALKEDPTKLTIAGGSAPGSMDHLIAVLPAFKYGIDPKAVKYVSYDGGGEAMAALLGNNADAIATDASTVGQYLKAGRVRVLGVSSPQRLGGDLQDIPTFQEQGIDATFTIWRGVFGPPEMSEEAAAYWDKTLKQLVESEAWQAELQRNAWESEYRDAAAFRTFLAEQDQQIKELLSSLGMAK; via the coding sequence ATGAGGAGTAGAACATGGTTGCACAGTTTGCTGGCCGCTTCGCTGCTGCTGGGACTTGTCGGCTGCGGCAGCGGCGGCGGGGAATCGACCGGGGGAAACGCGCAAACCAACGGCAGCGCGGAGACAGCGGCCGACACAGGCTATCCGGAAAAGCCGTTGACGATCGTCGCGCCATCCGGCGCTGGCGGCGGCTGGGACTTGACCGCCCGCTCTCTGGCCAAAGTGCTGGTGGAGAGCAAACTGGTAACGCAGCCGATCACGGTGGAAAACAAACCGGGCGGCGGCGGCGTGGTGTTTCTCGCCGAATACGTGAACCAGGACAAGGGCAACGATTACCGCTTGTTCGTCAGTTCGCCGCCGCTGTTGATCAACCACAACAAAAAAGAAGGCAACAGCCCGTACGGCTACCAAGACGTGACGCCGCTGGCCCAATTGACCAAAGATTTTGGCGCCATCGTCGTGCCGGCTGACTCGCCGTATCAGGATTTGCCGAGTTTGCTCGCAGCGCTCAAAGAAGATCCCACCAAGCTGACCATTGCCGGCGGGTCGGCGCCGGGTTCGATGGATCATCTGATCGCGGTGCTGCCTGCGTTCAAGTACGGCATCGACCCGAAAGCGGTGAAGTACGTCTCCTATGACGGGGGCGGTGAAGCGATGGCCGCATTGTTGGGCAATAATGCCGATGCCATCGCGACCGACGCCTCCACCGTGGGCCAGTATCTGAAGGCCGGCCGCGTTCGGGTCCTGGGCGTCAGCTCGCCGCAGCGCTTGGGCGGAGATCTGCAGGATATCCCCACCTTTCAGGAACAAGGCATCGACGCGACCTTTACGATCTGGCGGGGTGTGTTCGGTCCGCCGGAGATGTCGGAGGAAGCGGCTGCCTATTGGGACAAGACCTTAAAGCAGCTGGTGGAAAGCGAGGCCTGGCAGGCTGAATTGCAGCGGAACGCCTGGGAGAGCGAGTACAGGGATGCAGCGGCGTTTCGCACGTTTCTCGCCGAACAGGATCAACAGATTAAAGAACTTCTCTCATCGTTGGGTATGGCCAAATAG
- a CDS encoding agmatinase family protein: MHGFSYLTTPPVRFAPGKGDPYVTRLSDWIQTEGEVTGNPDLMIIGVPLSKSSISFSGAHSHPQQFRQLWTSFTTYNMDEDIDLAELAAVDLGDVKMHITDIPQCHRNIEEALHEVTSRFSGLPVLVGGDHSITYPAICGINRSRKQRVGLIQFDAHLDVRDTEYGGRSNGTPIRSLIETQALRGEDIVSIGLRSFANSREYRAYAEQQGVTIFTAQQVRQKGIQEVLEWTLNYLQAKCDVLYVTFDIDVLDQSLVPGVPAIGPAGLQAIDVFACAYELGKNQNVIGMDMVCVDPTKDLRDVTSRVALHVFLHFASGYYRRVKG; this comes from the coding sequence ATGCACGGCTTTTCCTATCTAACCACGCCGCCGGTCCGCTTTGCGCCGGGCAAAGGCGATCCATACGTTACGCGCCTGAGCGATTGGATTCAGACGGAGGGAGAAGTGACGGGCAATCCCGACCTGATGATTATCGGCGTACCGCTGTCCAAGAGTTCGATCAGCTTCTCCGGGGCGCACAGTCATCCGCAGCAGTTCCGTCAGCTGTGGACGTCCTTTACCACCTACAACATGGATGAAGACATCGATTTGGCGGAGCTCGCCGCCGTTGACCTGGGCGATGTGAAGATGCACATCACCGATATTCCGCAGTGCCACCGCAATATCGAAGAGGCGCTCCACGAAGTGACCTCCCGTTTTTCCGGGCTGCCGGTCCTGGTGGGCGGCGATCATTCCATCACCTACCCGGCGATTTGCGGAATCAACCGCAGCCGCAAGCAGCGGGTGGGGCTGATCCAGTTTGACGCCCATCTCGACGTGCGGGACACGGAGTACGGCGGCCGCTCCAACGGCACGCCGATCCGCAGTCTGATCGAGACCCAGGCGCTGCGCGGGGAAGATATCGTCTCCATCGGGCTGCGCAGCTTTGCCAATTCGCGGGAATACCGCGCGTACGCGGAGCAGCAGGGCGTGACCATCTTTACCGCGCAGCAGGTGCGGCAAAAAGGCATCCAAGAGGTGTTGGAGTGGACGCTCAACTACCTGCAAGCGAAGTGTGACGTGCTCTACGTCACCTTCGACATCGACGTGCTGGACCAATCGCTCGTGCCGGGCGTTCCCGCAATCGGTCCGGCCGGTTTGCAGGCGATCGACGTGTTCGCTTGCGCCTATGAACTGGGGAAAAACCAAAACGTGATCGGCATGGACATGGTTTGCGTCGACCCGACCAAGGATCTGCGCGACGTGACGTCTCGCGTAGCGCTGCACGTATTTTTGCACTTTGCCTCTGGCTACTACCGCCGCGTCAAGGGGTAA